In Planctobacterium marinum, the DNA window CCGGAATCCCGATGAAAGACGCTGGTATATTTATCCTTCTGGCAAAACTAAAAACGGAATAATAGCGCCTGAGCAAGTGCAATCAATAAGGTTTGGCCTGGCTGAAGATGATATTCCGGTTACTGCGGACTATGATGGTGACGGTGCAACGGATCTGGCTGTCTGGCGTCCTTCTGCCGGTGTATGGATTATTCGGAACTCTCAGAGTTTGGAGATATCTGAGAACTGGTTTGAGGGATTAAGCGATGCTTTACCTTTTGCCGCCGATTTTGATGGCGACGGCAGAGATGACATTGCGCTGTATTCTGCTATATCGGGAAAGTTAACCATTCGCTATTCTGCAACAAAAGCGGATTGGCAACGATTTTTCCCTGTCGGTGATGCTTACGTCCCGGTGGGGCTACCCGTGGCAATGGCTGCATTTAATTGGTGATTGGAGTTGCAGTGCACCAGGCAGTCCTCCTCCAGTTGGAGGTTGGACTGTCAGTCATTACAGTAACGCCCCGGTAATGTTTCGTTGGATCTCTGCACTTTTGGGGCGTAGGTTTAGAGCATTTACTTGACGCTTATGCGTACAACATTTCCCTCAGGATAAGTGGAGGGATTGGTTTGCTGCACGTCTGATTGTTCGGTAATTATCGTCTCGGGTAAGTAGCGCTGACGTTTTTTAGCTTTCAGTTTCATCAGATCCACTAAAATCAAGCCGTCGACACAATCATTAAAGTCTGGATCTACACCAAATCCCAAAAACTGAGTGCCACCGGGCTCACATAATTCGGTGTATTGCTTGTATAGAGTGGGGATCGCCACGCCCATATTAGCCAATAAGTTTTTCAGGGTGATAAAGTCTGCTTTGTAATCGTCGCCAGTAAAGCTACCTTGCAGCGCTTCAGGCAGGCGATAAGGGTAGTTAGAGACGGCGATTTCTTGCTCGGTACCAAAGTGTAGTTGGTAAAATTCCACCATCAGATCTTTAGCTGCTTGAGGAAAGCTGTTACTCAAACTAACCGGACCGAACAGATAGCGATATTGTGGGTAACGGGTTAAAAACGCACCAATACCATACCAAAGATAATCCAGACTGCGTTTGCCCCAATATTTGGGCTGTACAAAGCTGCGACCCAATTCCAGTCCTTGTCTGAAATAGGGATCCATGCTCTTGTTGTATTTAAACAAGCTCGCGGAGTAAAGACCTTTCAAACCTTTTTCCTGTTTCAGCCTTTGTGCATCACCAAAGCGGTATGCCCCAACAATTTCAAGGTCATCCTTATCCCATAAAATCAGGTGGAAATAGTCGTTGTCATACTGATCGGTGTCACGACGCTTGTTGCTGCCTTCGCCCACAGCGCGAAAGGCAATTTCTCTGAGGCGACCAATTTCCCTCAGTATGGGAGAGCTGCCATTGTAGCGATAGAGATATATCTCTTTATCATCAGTAGTACTGCCCAACAACTCACAGTCTTTTTTAATGGCTCGAGTAAGTATCTGACGATTTTCAGGGGCAGCAATGGATTTCTGCGTAGCAAAAATCTCTGATTTATTACTGGCTATGCGATACAGGTGTTTTTTAAATAGTTTGGTCAACAGCTTATTATTAAAACGCGCTTC includes these proteins:
- a CDS encoding lysophospholipid acyltransferase family protein is translated as MFSVHEVLSKQLPSLAQKPLLFKPLKFLLKRLMHEREFVEFGEKYPHLQGIEFIEQALEYFNFTYSTRDSEKERIPASGPLVIVANHPIGSLDGLALIKMVSEVRPDVKAVVNEMLMAVKPLNELLLPVNVMSGNTAKQDIARIQEHLKNQGAIIVFPAGEVSRLRPQGIRDTKWNTGFVRIAKTAKAAVLPVFIEGKNSALFYGVSMLYKPLATMLLVDEMFKQKNKHLPMRIGQLIPYESYGEARFNNKLLTKLFKKHLYRIASNKSEIFATQKSIAAPENRQILTRAIKKDCELLGSTTDDKEIYLYRYNGSSPILREIGRLREIAFRAVGEGSNKRRDTDQYDNDYFHLILWDKDDLEIVGAYRFGDAQRLKQEKGLKGLYSASLFKYNKSMDPYFRQGLELGRSFVQPKYWGKRSLDYLWYGIGAFLTRYPQYRYLFGPVSLSNSFPQAAKDLMVEFYQLHFGTEQEIAVSNYPYRLPEALQGSFTGDDYKADFITLKNLLANMGVAIPTLYKQYTELCEPGGTQFLGFGVDPDFNDCVDGLILVDLMKLKAKKRQRYLPETIITEQSDVQQTNPSTYPEGNVVRISVK